A stretch of the Amycolatopsis sp. BJA-103 genome encodes the following:
- a CDS encoding SDR family NAD(P)-dependent oxidoreductase, with protein sequence MGEAVGRRAVLGGAAAAGVAMLAGNTATAQENRRRFSGKVVIVTGATSGIGRAAAIAFAAAGAKVGFCGRREELGREVEREIRRAGGKATYLRADVRVPEQVQAFVDGVVRRYGRLDIAFNNAGIHLGKPLHEISVDEWEDVQRTNARGVFLSIKYEVPHLLKAGGGVIVCTASAQAEQTRPGHAAYTSSKRAVQGLVRAAALDYGAKGIRVLSIDPGTTDTRLVRPPGIPDDLWAQFKQAWGPLNVHGLPRMGEAAEIASAVLALASPDFAYLTGTSVLVDGGLNTGRPMVMPPGATPPS encoded by the coding sequence ATGGGCGAAGCAGTGGGCAGGCGCGCCGTGCTCGGGGGCGCGGCGGCGGCCGGTGTCGCGATGCTGGCCGGGAACACCGCCACGGCACAGGAGAACCGCCGGCGGTTCTCGGGCAAGGTCGTGATCGTCACGGGGGCGACGTCGGGCATCGGCAGGGCGGCGGCCATCGCCTTCGCCGCGGCCGGTGCCAAGGTCGGTTTCTGTGGCAGGCGGGAAGAACTCGGCCGCGAGGTCGAACGGGAGATCCGGCGCGCGGGCGGGAAGGCGACCTATCTCCGGGCGGACGTCCGGGTCCCCGAACAGGTCCAGGCGTTCGTGGACGGTGTCGTCCGCCGGTACGGCAGGCTCGACATCGCGTTCAACAACGCCGGAATCCACCTCGGCAAACCGTTGCACGAGATCTCCGTCGACGAGTGGGAGGACGTGCAGCGCACCAACGCGCGCGGCGTTTTCCTCTCGATCAAGTACGAGGTTCCGCACCTGCTGAAAGCGGGCGGCGGGGTGATCGTCTGCACCGCGTCGGCGCAGGCCGAGCAGACCCGTCCGGGGCACGCCGCCTACACCTCGAGCAAACGCGCCGTGCAGGGTCTGGTGCGCGCGGCCGCGCTGGACTACGGCGCGAAGGGGATCAGGGTGCTTTCGATCGACCCGGGCACGACCGACACCCGGCTGGTACGCCCGCCGGGCATCCCGGACGACCTGTGGGCGCAGTTCAAACAGGCCTGGGGGCCGCTGAACGTCCACGGTCTGCCGCGGATGGGTGAGGCCGCGGAGATCGCTTCGGCCGTTCTCGCCCTGGCGTCACCGGATTTCGCCTACCTGACCGGGACTTCCGTCCTCGTCGACGGCGGCCTGAACACCGGACGGCCGATGGTCATGCCGCCCGGAGCCACCCCGCCCAGCTGA